The following coding sequences lie in one Brachionichthys hirsutus isolate HB-005 chromosome 15, CSIRO-AGI_Bhir_v1, whole genome shotgun sequence genomic window:
- the ankrd12 gene encoding ankyrin repeat domain-containing protein 12 has translation MAKPGSDRDGAMVEKQGGKKSKDKLSPFTKTPKLDRSELLGKEGKSKSSMKRKLSFTASPLRAEERDSDTDDSDPGQSSETWAERLVPPCRTYADKDGPDKKKVKKEAAGKKSQANLLFGYPLSERKQMALLMQMTANSPDSTPSHPSQTTPAQKKVPSSASSRQKDKVNKRNERGETALHMAAIRGDAKQVKDLISLGADVNVKDFAGWTPLHEACNLGYYDVAKVLIAAGAEVNTQGLDDDTPLHDASSSGHKAIVKLLLRHGGNAFQANKRGERPVDVADSQELEQLLKAEVPLSDQDDSSSESEDPPSVNPSSVDDNMEDSDNEKDSDGKPATKASSSVTGLDEYEFKDEEEEEDLSKALNDGHILRRELRQEDRDRNHVAGKQSCKGDLSSKLKKQKTSRVHCSSDTSSDEVESLPEKRNSPTCSQSSESVKPDPRSKKDNSEQKGKLKRKSKSQNKNKENQEDGKENSKTLVLSLATVAESPERGREEDSFKMSFSPKDDSSVHLFHLSSIKSPKLNHSLADKQTPLKQENAKLCISISDGSCQVDAVKYNHYTDADYGTDSSSAKGYKHKEKSKHHQREPGVDGDDVHKDAGVGNSLDGAVRNSDLDGKVVKKHKLKHKEKDKHRREYEAERGCHRQKEARKDGHRNLEFDREFWKENFFKSDETDEALPVAKEGEDNSSLQKTSDSPLIRDERSTKDKQSSSKEKRLREEREKDKVMRKERKDAAGKEEKVKELKVCERDERVDGHGAGRIPEEAAQSNSLKEETEEKLTSGVAADQEQLEPFEKGSREKTEKKLSGKEKDSEKMEKRHPDKERRIKAEHNDKAELQISVDRWKEKERTGAISCLSPGDKNYKDSEKPKSLSSAKKHEDSRKNKDKFEKRSDRDKPDREHGVGDHREKERTTSDKKAKPPEKTTDHSKFDRSKDSDRKKRDRMRDGTSSNLKFLLEEKKSYLSDGSKSLSTKSKDEIVRTPEKDRDRDSDKHKDKDKDRHRDRSQQAKINKARSNEADGDRVKSKVFPATRGTKPKEKRLVNDDLMQTSFERMLSLKDQEIEQWHRKHLEKLKQKERERLKLRPLADPGKSKLKDRMKTEQCLSKELMRSKSSEASDAHSRERPPKDANGPRAVSLDGKSLPAAGAKVMSVVENCLARSPRPESERCSLMSRSVSLVSVASSEDSCQAASLTPRHAEYDSDVNPDASDSQPAFLQSSLVIQAARSPPAHDKDCTSAPDGLQSGQALLPGRHELPYLRAILDEDADAPAAGKDAESMAKCSQPTEEQKTREATAETEKLARQRSTSLAAESLAGREGGPSGSLSQDSESRILADPEVSGSVEQRTLSSSDHPASRDFHCLAKNAQAECSNRDSDQPSMPSVCLSAEPSAFTSATTLQRMEPVPVSEIENLPQTEMGVTEAPGLEDKALETAVEEEPKSLESISESVGAEGLGSPAPSTSSHVPGSTAGESLLGFGTTRSERDPSQEDVDASDQDCKRSRPPSDTAGSHVDAQVEQKEGAPQAASRSETPEHKVEEMADVPQSSERSCPVDSDTTESLLVEGGLTTEGSSESKDEATVESMDMSPAYDKSESSSSSEEQSHGSTPSADQSDSSGSASGSSSPQSGDRDSDSSGAKVKVCSADEDMDVHVPHPRKRKMSRLSLSQPCTMTQQEEAGQQSLAAIVDSVKLDDIQPYQTERANPYYEFLHIRKKIEEKRKVLCNVTPQPPQYYDEYVTFNGSYLLDGNPLSKLCIPTITPPPSLPEQLKEMFKQQEVVRMKLRLQHSIEREKLIVSNEQEVLRVHYRAARTLANQTLPFSACTVLLDAEVYNMPQDIQSDDGKTSVRDRFNARQFMSWLQDVDDKFDKLKTCLLMRQQHEAAALNAVQRLEWQLKLQELDPATYKSTSIFEIPEFYIPLVEVNDDFDLTPI, from the exons AAGATGGACCAGACAAGAAGAAGGTGAAGAAAGAGGCTGCGGGAAAGAAGTCTCAAGCAAACCTGCTGTTTGGGTATCCCCTGTCAGAGCGAAAACAGATGGCCCTCCTAATGCAGATGACTGCCAACAGTCCAG ACTCTACCCCCAGTCACCCGTCTCAAACGACGCCTGCCCAGAAGAAAGTCCCGAGCAGCGCCTCGTCCCGACAGAAGGACAAGGTCAACAAGAGGAACGAGCGAGGGGAGACTGCCCTTCACATGGCTGCCATCCGGGGCGATGCCAAGCAAGTCAAAGACCTTATTAGCCTTGGAGCTGATGTCAATGTCAAAGACTTTGCAG GGTGGACTCCTCTTCATGAAGCCTGCAATCTGGGCTACTATGATGTGGCCAAGGTCTTGATTGCAGCAGGCGCAGAGGTCAACACGCAGGGTCTGGACGATGACACGCCGCTCCATGATGCCTCCAGCAGTGGCCATAAAGCT ATCGTGAAACTGCTGCTTCGGCACGGCGGTAACGCCTTCCAGGCGAACAAGCGCGGCGAGCGCCCCGTGGACGTGGCCGACTCtcaggagctggagcagctgttAAAGGCAGAGGTACCTCTGTCGGACCAGGATGATAGTTCCTCAG AGTCTGAAGACCCACCGTCTGTTAATCCATCCAGTGTCGATGACAACATGGAAGACTCTGATAATGAAAAGGACTCTGATGGTAAACCAGCGACAAAAGCATCATCCTCAGTGACGGGTTTGGATGAGTATGAGTTcaaggacgaggaagaggaggaggatctcAGTAAAGCGCTGAACGACGGACACATCCTCCGGAGGGAACTGCGTCAggaggacagagacaggaatCACGTGGCAGGAAAGCAGAGTTGCAAGGGGGATTTGTCCTCAAAGCTGAAAAAGCAAAAGACGTCTCGTGTCCATTGTAGCTCTGATACCTCCAGTGATGAAGTTGAGAGCCTCCCAGAGAAAAGGAATTCCCCCACCTGTTCCCAGAGTTCAGAGAGTGTTAAGCCAGACCCAAGGTCTAAAAAGGACAATTCTGAGCAAAAGGGcaaactgaagaggaagagcaaaagccaaaataaaaacaaggaaaaCCAAGAGGACGGGAAAGAGAACAGCAAAACTTTAGTTCTCTCTCTTGCAACAGTAGCAGAGAGCCCAGAAAGGGGTCGGGAGGAAGATTCCTTTAAGATGTCTTTCAGTCCTAAAGATGACTCATCGGTCCATCTCTTTCATTTATCGTCCATCAAGTCTCCAAAGCTGAACCACAGCCTAGCGGATAAGCAGACACCACTCAAACAGGAAAACGCTAAGCTGTGCATTTCCATCAGTGACGGTTCATGTCAAGTCGATGCTGTCAAATACAATCACTACACAGACGCAGACTACGGCACTGATAGCTCCAGCGCCAAGGGCTATAAACACAAGGAGAAAAGCAAGCATCATCAGAGAGAGCCTGGCGTGGACGGGGACGATGTTCACAAAGACGCCGGCGTCGGAAACAGTCTCGACGGCGCCGTACGAAACAGCGACTTGGATGGCAAAGTGGTAAAAAAGCATAAACTTAAACAcaaggagaaagacaaacaccGGAGAGAATACGAGGCAGAGCGGGGCTGCCACAGGCAGAAGGAGGCCAGGAAAGATGGCCACAGGAATTTGGAGTTCGACCGAGAGTTCTGGAAAGAGAATTTTTTCAAAAGTGATGAGACGGACGAAGCTCTGCCCGTGGCGAAGGAAGGTGAAGACAACAGCTCACTTCAGAAGACCTCAGATTCACCTCTTATCAGAGATGAGAGAAgtacaaaagacaaacaatcgAGCAGCAAGGAAAAGAGATTGAGGGAGGAACGGGAGAAGGACAAGGTGATGAGAAAAGAACGCAAAGACGCTGCTGGTAAAGAGGAAAAGGTGAAGGAGTTAAAGGTTTGTGAGCGTGACGAGAGGGTGGACGGCCATGGCGCAGGGCGGATCCCCGAGGAGGCGGCGCAGAGCAACAGCTTGAAAGAAGAGACGGAAGAGAAACTCACAAGTGGAGTCGCAGCTGATCAAGAACAGCTGGAGCCTTTTGAAAAAGGCTCGCGTGAGAAAACGGAGAAGAAGCTCTCAGGAAAGGAAAAGGACTCTGAGAAAATGGAGAAAAGGCATCCTGACAAGGAGAGAAGGATTAAAGCTGAGCACAACGACAAAGCTGAACTACAGATCTCAGTGGATCGTtggaaggaaaaggaaagaacAGGAGCAATTTCTTGTCTTTCGCCtggcgataaaaactacaaagacAGTGAAAAGCCGAAGTCTTTATCTTCAGCCAAAAAACACGAGGACAGCAGGAAGAACAAAGACAAGTTTGAGAAACGTTCCGATAGGGACAAGCCGGACAGAGAACACGGTGTCGGGGATCACAGAGAAAAGGAACGCACAACTTCTGACAAGAAAGCGAAACCTCCAGAGAAGACCACGGATCATAGTAAATTTGACCGTTCGAAAGACAGTGACAGGAAAAAGAGAGATAGAATGAGAGACGGGACTTCTTCTAATCTCAAGTTCCTTttagaagagaagaagagctaTCTGTCTGACGGCAGCAAGTCTTTATCTACAAAATCGAAAGATGAAATTGTGAGAACGCCAGAGAAGGACCGAGACAGAGACTCTGATAAGCACAAGGACAAAGATAAGGACCGGCACAGAGACCGCTCCCAGCAGGCCAAGATCAATAAGGCCAGATCGAACGAGGCGGATGGAGACAGGGTCAAATCGAAAGTCTTTCCAGCAACACGAGGCACCAAGCCCAAAGAGAAAAGGCTTGTGAATGACGACTTGATGCAGACCAGCTTCGAGCGCATGCTCAGTCTTAAAGACCAGGAAATTGAGCAGTGGCATCGAAAACACCTTGAAAAACTCAAACAGAAAGAGCGAGAGCGGCTCAAACTGCGGCCTCTGGCAGACCCCGGCAAGTCTAAGCTCAAAGACAGAATGAAGACCGAACAATGCTTGAGTAAAGAACTCATGCGCTCCAAAAGCTCCGAAGCCTCTGATGCCCACAGCAGAGAGAGGCCCCCAAAGGACGCCAACGGCCCCAGAGCAGTGTCGCTGGACGGAAAGAGTTTGCCCGCGGCCGGTGCCAAGGTCATGTCCGTTGTGGAGAACTGTCTGGCCAGGTCACCCAGACCGGAGAGCGAGCGCTGCAGCCTCATGTCCAGGTCTGTGTCGTTGGTTTCTGTGGCTAGCTCCGAGGACTCGTGCCAGGCGGCGTCACTCACGCCCAGACACGCTGAATACGACTCCGACGTGAACCCGGACGCTTCAGACTCTCAGCCGGCGTTCCTCCAGTCGTCCCTCGTCATTCAAGCCGCCAGATCGCCGCCCGCCCATGATAAGGATTGCACCAGCGCTCCTGACGGCTTGCAAAGCGGTCAGGCGCTGTTGCCTGGCAGACATGAATTGCCATACCTGAGGGCTATTCTGGACGAGGATGCCGACGCGCCGGCTGCAGGCAAAGACGCTGAAAGCATGGCGAAATGTAGCCAGCCCACCGAGGAGCAGAAAACTAGAGAAGCCACAGCAGAAACGGAGAAGCTCGCCAGGCAACGGTCTACGAGTTTAGCCGCCGAGTCGCTCGCAGGGCGAGAAGGTGGCCCGTCTGGGAGTTTAAGTCAAGACTCTGAGAGTCGCATCCTGGCCGACCCGGAGGTGAGCGGCTCGGTGGAGCAGAGAACGCTTTCCTCCTCTGATCATCCTGCTTCAAGGGACTTCCATTGTCTTGCAAAGAATGCACAAGCAGAATGTAGCAATAGGGATTCTGATCAACCGTCGATGccgtcggtctgtctgtctgctgagcCGTCGGCGTTTACGAGTGCAACGACCTTGCAGCGAATGGAACCAGTCCCAGTTTCAGAAATTGAGAACTTGCCTCAGACAGAAATGGGTGTCACAGAAGCTCCTGGCCTTGAAGACAAAGCTCTGGAGACTGCCGTCGAAGAGGAACCCAAGAGTTTGGAATCGATTTCAGAAAGCGTCGGAGCAGAGGGTTTAGGGAGTCCTGCGCCATCCACCAGTTCGCACGTTCCCGGCTCCACAGCGGGGGAGTCTTTGCTGGGCTTTGGCACCACGAGGTCAGAGCGCGACCCTTCCCAAGAGGACGTGGATGCAAGCGACCAAGACTGCAAGAGATCAAGACCTCCCAGTGACACGGCAGGTTCACACGTCGACGCTCAGGTGGAGCAAAAGGAGGGTGCGCCCCAAGCGGCGTCCCGTAGCGAGACCCCCGAACACAAGGTCGAAGAGATGGCCGATGTCCCGCAAAGCTCGGAGCGCAGTTGCCCTGTGGATTCCGATACGACGGAGAGTTTGTTAGTCGAGGGGGGTCTGACCACGGAGGGCTCTTCTGAGTCCAAAGACGAGGCCACAGTGGAGTCGATGGACATGTCCCCTGCTTATGACAAGTCCGAATCGTCTTCGTCTAGTGAAGAGCAGAGCCACGGCAGCACCCCGTCAGCAGATCAGAGCGACTCCAGCGGCAGCGCTTCAGGGAGCTCCTCTCCACAGTCCGGTGACCGGGATTCCGACTCTTCGGGGGCCAAGGTCAAAGTGTGTTCTGCGGATGAGGACATGGATGTCCACGTGCCTCACCCGCGCAAGAGGAAGATGTCTCGGTTATCGCTCTCGCAGCCGTGCACCATgacccagcaggaggaggcgggccaGCAGTCGCTGGCGGCGATCGTGGATTCTGTAAAGCTGGACGACATTCAGCCCTACCAGACGGAGCGGGCGAACCCGTACTACGAATTCCTGCACATCCGGAAGAAGATCGAGGAGAAACGCAAAGTGCTGTGCAATGTCACGCCGCAACCACCACAGTATTACGACGAGTACGTCACCTTCAATGGATCCTACCTCCTGGATGGGAACCCACTCAGCAAGCTCTGCATTCCGACC ATAACGCCTCCACCATCTTTACctgagcagctgaaggagaTGTTCAAACAGCAGGAGGTTGTTCGTATGAAACTGAGATTGCAGCACAGCATTGAGagg GAAAAGCTGATTGTTTCAAATGAACAAGAAGTTTTGCGAGTCCATTACCGGGCAGCGAGAACACTCGCCAACCAAACGCTTCCTTTCAGCGCCTGCACAGTGTTACTGGATGCCGAAGTCTACAACATGCCTCAAGACATCCAG AGTGACGATGGCAAGACGTCCGTGAGGGACAGATTCAACGCCAGACAGTTTATGTCCTGGTTACAAGATGTTGATGACAAGTTTGACAAACTGAAG ACCTGTCTTCTGATGAGGCAGCAGCACGAGGCGGCGGCCCTGAACGCCGTGCAGCGCCTGGAGTGGCAGCTCAAACTTCAGGAGCTGGACCCGGCCACTTACAAGTCCACCAGTATCTTCGAGATCCCCGAGTTCTACATCCCCCTCGTGGAGGTCAATGACGACTTTGACCTCACCCCGATATGA